Proteins from a genomic interval of Clostridium scatologenes:
- the rbsD gene encoding D-ribose pyranase: MKKIGMLNSNISSAISQMGHTETLAIGDCGLPIPKETERIDIALIKDVPTFIQTLKVVLQELQIEEVEIAKETVDVSPKLYEEIKNEIGDVKITFITHEELKVKLKECKAVIRTGEQTPYANIILKSGVIF; the protein is encoded by the coding sequence ATGAAAAAGATTGGTATGTTAAATTCTAATATTTCAAGTGCTATATCACAAATGGGTCATACAGAGACTCTAGCTATTGGAGATTGTGGGTTACCTATTCCAAAGGAAACAGAAAGAATAGATATAGCACTTATAAAGGATGTACCTACTTTTATACAAACACTAAAAGTAGTGTTACAAGAACTACAAATTGAAGAGGTTGAAATAGCTAAGGAAACAGTAGATGTTAGTCCTAAGCTATATGAAGAAATAAAAAATGAAATTGGAGATGTAAAAATAACGTTTATTACTCATGAAGAGCTTAAAGTTAAGCTAAAGGAGTGTAAGGCAGTTATAAGAACAGGAGAACAGACTCCTTATGCAAATATAATTTTAAAATCAGGGGTTATATTCTAA
- a CDS encoding 2'-5' RNA ligase family protein: protein MRYYLVALFNKDSYSSIEEMQKSICRKYKLYKNMPVLHITLEVIGDPDIEKLNKIIGDILKPYKKFKVKINGAICFDPPYKSVNLKIENKGYIIRIARQVNESLKLHGFDVRENIDNWDLHVALANTNFASRQWSSKEYVTACENTKNLNFHKMGIIDRIELWKPINNKKDMVVKTFQLREF from the coding sequence ATGAGATATTACTTAGTGGCATTATTTAACAAAGATTCGTATTCTTCTATTGAAGAAATGCAAAAAAGTATATGTAGAAAGTATAAATTATACAAAAATATGCCTGTTTTGCATATAACATTAGAAGTTATAGGGGATCCGGATATTGAAAAGTTAAATAAAATAATCGGAGATATATTAAAACCTTATAAAAAGTTTAAAGTAAAGATAAATGGAGCTATATGTTTTGACCCTCCATATAAGTCTGTTAATTTAAAAATAGAAAATAAGGGTTATATTATTAGAATTGCAAGACAGGTAAATGAAAGTTTAAAGTTGCATGGGTTTGATGTTAGAGAAAATATAGATAACTGGGACTTACATGTAGCACTAGCTAATACTAACTTTGCATCAAGACAGTGGAGTAGCAAAGAATATGTTACAGCTTGTGAAAATACTAAAAATTTAAATTTTCATAAGATGGGTATAATAGATAGAATAGAACTATGGAAGCCTATAAATAATAAAAAAGATATGGTAGTAAAAACTTTTCAATTAAGAGAATTTTAA
- the rbsK gene encoding ribokinase → MQNICILGSINMDLVLRVNRMVKSGETILAKDFKKIPGGKGANQAVAARRLGADVCMLASVGKDENGFLLVEALKKDNIDVKNISYSEINPTGMAIITVDDIGNNSIIVVPGANMEIGTEYIEQLENVIKNSKILVAQFETPIEATIQAFRIAKENGVLTVLNPAPAKDIPEELLKITDIIAPNETEAFELTNIEVKDQESIRKASNKFLEKGVKFVIITLGEKGAAIVDKDRLSVVPAYKVKAIDTTAAGDSFIGALTSKLINSDVIDFNSIENSIKFGNKVSSIVVQKSGAQPSLPYLEEVKEIYGEE, encoded by the coding sequence ATGCAAAATATTTGTATTTTAGGAAGCATAAATATGGATTTAGTTCTAAGAGTAAATAGGATGGTAAAATCAGGAGAAACTATTTTGGCCAAGGATTTTAAAAAAATACCAGGTGGAAAAGGGGCTAATCAAGCTGTTGCAGCAAGAAGATTAGGTGCTGATGTATGCATGTTAGCTAGTGTAGGAAAAGATGAAAACGGTTTCTTATTGGTGGAAGCTTTAAAGAAAGATAATATAGATGTAAAGAATATAAGTTATAGTGAAATTAATCCTACAGGAATGGCTATTATAACTGTAGATGATATTGGAAATAATTCTATCATAGTAGTTCCAGGAGCTAATATGGAGATAGGTACAGAATATATTGAACAATTAGAAAATGTTATAAAAAATTCAAAAATATTAGTAGCTCAATTTGAAACACCAATAGAAGCTACTATACAAGCTTTTAGAATAGCAAAAGAAAATGGTGTGCTTACAGTTCTAAATCCTGCACCAGCCAAAGATATACCAGAAGAATTGTTAAAGATTACAGATATCATAGCACCAAATGAAACTGAAGCATTTGAGCTTACTAATATAGAAGTTAAGGATCAAGAAAGTATAAGAAAAGCTTCTAACAAGTTTTTAGAAAAGGGTGTAAAGTTTGTAATAATAACCTTAGGAGAAAAGGGTGCTGCTATAGTTGATAAGGACAGATTAAGCGTTGTGCCAGCGTATAAAGTAAAGGCTATAGATACCACAGCGGCAGGAGATAGTTTTATAGGAGCACTTACAAGTAAACTTATAAATAGTGATGTGATTGATTTTAATTCTATTGAAAATTCTATAAAATTTGGGAATAAAGTTTCATCTATAGTAGTGCAAAAATCAGGTGCACAGCCTTCACTTCCTTATTTAGAAGAAGTAAAGGAAATATATGGGGAGGAATAG